The proteins below come from a single Chryseobacterium nepalense genomic window:
- a CDS encoding MBL fold metallo-hydrolase: MIYIVISLAVLLVLVYFIITGQEVFGSEAKGERLIKMQRSRYYKNKQFQNISYTPALAEGYSMPKVMFNFLFDKKDPHLKPLSRIPSIHTDLKSLPKDQDVFIWLGHSSYYIQTDGISFLIDPVLSSYGSPFKFFNKAFPGADVFKPEDIPAIDYLVITHDHYDHLDYPTVKAIKNRVGKVILPLGVGAHLERWGYAPQQLIEEEWETEVDLKNEIKIIFTPARHFSGRKMRRNATLWTSYVLNTPTKKLFLGGDSGYDTHFKKIGETYGPFDYAIIENGQYNEAWKYIHALPEDVIQASIDVKARNIIPVHSSKFALALHSWNEPLKKVTSLAESKNLSVVIPMIGQPVDLNTAEHHFEKWWEFE, from the coding sequence ATGATTTACATAGTTATTAGTCTTGCTGTTTTACTTGTCTTGGTGTATTTTATCATTACCGGACAAGAGGTTTTTGGTTCAGAAGCAAAAGGAGAGCGGTTGATTAAAATGCAACGTTCCCGATATTATAAAAATAAGCAGTTCCAGAATATTTCTTATACTCCGGCGTTGGCAGAAGGTTATTCCATGCCCAAAGTAATGTTTAATTTTCTGTTTGACAAAAAAGATCCTCATCTCAAACCTTTATCAAGAATTCCCTCAATACATACAGACCTGAAAAGTCTGCCAAAAGATCAGGACGTTTTTATATGGCTTGGGCATTCCTCTTATTATATCCAGACCGACGGAATTTCTTTTCTTATTGATCCTGTGCTCAGTTCGTACGGCTCTCCTTTTAAGTTTTTCAATAAAGCATTTCCGGGGGCAGATGTTTTTAAACCTGAAGATATTCCTGCCATTGATTATCTGGTCATCACTCACGATCATTATGATCACCTTGATTATCCTACGGTAAAAGCGATTAAAAACAGAGTTGGGAAAGTTATTCTACCTTTGGGAGTAGGTGCACATCTTGAACGATGGGGCTATGCACCGCAGCAGCTGATTGAAGAAGAATGGGAAACTGAAGTTGATCTGAAAAATGAGATTAAAATCATATTTACTCCGGCCAGACATTTTTCGGGCCGTAAGATGAGGCGAAATGCTACTTTATGGACTTCATATGTTCTGAATACGCCTACTAAAAAACTATTTCTCGGTGGCGACAGCGGCTATGATACCCATTTTAAAAAAATTGGAGAAACTTACGGGCCGTTTGATTACGCAATCATCGAAAACGGACAGTATAATGAAGCCTGGAAATATATTCATGCTTTACCGGAAGATGTTATTCAGGCGAGTATTGATGTAAAAGCCAGAAATATTATCCCCGTACATTCTTCCAAGTTTGCCCTTGCTCTGCATTCCTGGAATGAACCTTTAAAAAAAGTGACAAGCCTGGCAGAAAGTAAGAACCTTTCTGTTGTAATACCAATGATCGGTCAGCCTGTCGATCTTAATACAGCAGAACATCATTTTGAAAAATGGTGGGAATTCGAATAA
- a CDS encoding NADP-dependent glyceraldehyde-3-phosphate dehydrogenase, protein MESSNTPSFHEIFKSYNEIPEEYKVPEIHQREYLLNGELVVWSGDVQEIYSPVCIPTENGLQRKLLGSVPNIGPKEAMEVLDACVKAYDNGLGEWPTMSVEGRIKCMQKFVYLMIRERDVIIRLLMWEIGKTLADSTKEFDRTVDYINQTIDALKDLDRESSRFQQEEGTIAQIRRAPLGVVLSMGPFNYPLNEIFTTLIPALIMGNTILFKLPKHGVLAHYPLLKAFKEAFPKGTVNTLYGKGAEIITPIMESGKVNVLAFIGSSKVANGLKKLHPKVNRLRAILSLDAKNAAIVTKNANLDVAVSECILGSLSFNGQRCTALKLIFVQKDVAEEFTQKLTAAVAAMKPGLPWEKDVKITPLPEVNKPPYLKECIEDAKSKGAKVLNENGGFGEESFFFPAVVYPVNSDMKLYHEEQFGPVIPVVPFESIDEPIDYQVNADHGMQVSIFSEDPMEVSKLIDPFVNLVSRVNINCQAQRGPDVFPFTGRKDSAEGTLSVFDALRSFSIRSLVAAKVTESNKNLLNTIVRDHDSNFLSTDYIF, encoded by the coding sequence ATGGAATCATCAAACACCCCTTCATTTCACGAAATATTCAAATCCTACAACGAAATTCCGGAAGAATATAAAGTTCCCGAAATCCATCAGCGCGAATATCTCCTGAATGGAGAACTGGTGGTGTGGAGCGGAGATGTACAGGAAATCTATTCGCCGGTCTGCATTCCTACGGAAAACGGACTGCAGCGAAAGCTGTTGGGAAGCGTTCCCAATATCGGACCGAAAGAAGCAATGGAAGTGCTGGATGCCTGCGTAAAAGCCTACGACAACGGGCTGGGAGAGTGGCCAACGATGTCTGTGGAAGGGAGAATTAAATGTATGCAAAAGTTTGTATACCTTATGATCAGGGAGCGCGACGTGATCATAAGGCTGCTGATGTGGGAAATCGGAAAGACATTGGCCGATTCTACAAAAGAATTTGACAGAACGGTAGATTATATCAACCAGACTATTGATGCGCTGAAAGATCTTGACCGCGAGTCGTCCCGTTTCCAGCAGGAAGAAGGTACAATTGCACAGATCAGAAGAGCTCCTCTCGGCGTAGTGTTAAGCATGGGACCGTTCAATTATCCTTTAAATGAAATATTTACCACACTTATTCCTGCACTGATTATGGGAAATACGATTTTGTTTAAACTTCCCAAACATGGTGTTCTGGCACATTATCCGCTGTTAAAAGCATTTAAGGAAGCATTTCCTAAAGGAACGGTAAATACGCTTTACGGAAAAGGCGCTGAGATCATCACCCCGATCATGGAAAGCGGAAAGGTAAATGTACTGGCTTTTATCGGTTCCAGTAAAGTGGCCAATGGTCTGAAAAAGCTTCATCCGAAGGTTAATCGTTTACGTGCTATTTTGAGCCTGGATGCGAAAAATGCTGCCATTGTTACTAAAAATGCAAATCTGGATGTTGCGGTAAGCGAATGTATCCTGGGGTCGTTATCTTTTAACGGTCAGCGTTGTACGGCTCTTAAGCTGATCTTTGTGCAGAAAGATGTTGCTGAAGAATTTACCCAAAAGCTTACCGCTGCTGTTGCTGCCATGAAACCGGGGCTGCCGTGGGAAAAAGATGTTAAAATAACACCGCTCCCTGAAGTGAATAAACCACCTTATCTGAAAGAATGTATTGAAGATGCAAAGTCGAAAGGAGCAAAAGTCCTCAATGAAAATGGTGGTTTCGGTGAAGAATCTTTCTTTTTTCCGGCCGTTGTTTATCCTGTTAACAGCGATATGAAGCTTTACCATGAAGAACAGTTTGGTCCGGTAATTCCGGTGGTTCCTTTTGAGAGCATTGATGAACCGATCGATTACCAGGTGAATGCGGATCACGGGATGCAGGTAAGCATTTTCAGTGAAGACCCGATGGAAGTATCGAAACTGATTGATCCGTTTGTTAATCTCGTAAGCCGGGTGAATATCAATTGTCAGGCACAGCGTGGTCCGGATGTTTTTCCTTTCACGGGAAGAAAAGACAGTGCTGAAGGTACGCTTTCGGTTTTTGATGCATTGCGGTCATTCTCAATCCGATCTTTGGTGGCCGCGAAAGTAACGGAATCTAATAAAAACCTTCTGAATACAATTGTACGGGATCATGATTCTAATTTCCTGAGTACGGATTATATTTTTTAG
- a CDS encoding TonB-dependent receptor, protein MKLTIPTPCHENWDLMAPAEQGRFCSVCVKTVKDFTTFPDEGIVDAFSQNSEDTCGRFKTSQLNRDLQFSYINTLFAKFAVGFILTAGGFTAVKAQQCEPKKDNMLKETTKGNVESVVIKDSVKRVSMVVGGLQTVSIRTNLPLYVVDGKRMNEKKFRNIDPKMIENIRVVRGEEAIAAYGRKAKNGAIVVTTKMK, encoded by the coding sequence ATGAAATTAACGATACCGACACCATGTCATGAAAACTGGGATCTGATGGCTCCCGCTGAACAGGGAAGATTCTGCTCTGTATGTGTAAAAACCGTAAAAGATTTTACCACCTTTCCGGATGAAGGAATTGTTGATGCCTTTTCGCAAAATTCTGAAGATACCTGCGGCCGTTTTAAAACGTCACAGCTCAACCGCGACCTGCAGTTTTCCTATATCAACACACTGTTTGCAAAGTTTGCGGTGGGCTTTATCCTGACCGCCGGAGGATTTACGGCTGTTAAAGCCCAGCAATGCGAGCCAAAGAAAGACAATATGCTGAAAGAGACAACGAAAGGAAATGTAGAGTCGGTGGTCATAAAGGATTCCGTTAAACGCGTGAGTATGGTGGTAGGAGGGCTACAAACGGTAAGCATCAGAACTAATCTTCCGCTGTATGTGGTTGACGGGAAAAGAATGAACGAAAAGAAATTCAGAAATATTGATCCGAAGATGATTGAAAACATCCGGGTCGTGAGAGGAGAAGAAGCGATTGCGGCTTATGGCAGGAAAGCGAAGAACGGAGCTATTGTTGTGACCACGAAGATGAAGTAA
- a CDS encoding RNA polymerase sigma factor, translated as MASTEQDFLDKIEKHKGIIFKISKMYMDDKDDRDDLFQEITYQVWKAYPNFRGQSEFSTWLYRIALNTAIIFLKNEKKRSFISGGSYTEYKIAHEEFNNEKEEKLSDMYKAINQLSSIDKAFIFYYLENFSGKEIAEQMGISEGNVRVKMNRAKNKLKDILNSNKSQ; from the coding sequence ATGGCCTCAACGGAACAGGATTTTTTAGATAAAATTGAAAAACATAAAGGAATCATTTTCAAGATTTCTAAAATGTACATGGACGATAAGGACGACCGGGACGATCTTTTTCAGGAAATTACCTATCAGGTCTGGAAGGCATATCCTAATTTTAGAGGACAGAGTGAATTTTCTACCTGGCTGTATCGTATCGCTCTTAATACCGCTATTATTTTTCTTAAGAATGAGAAAAAAAGAAGTTTTATCAGCGGCGGATCTTACACCGAATATAAAATTGCCCATGAAGAATTTAATAATGAAAAAGAAGAAAAGCTGAGTGATATGTACAAAGCCATCAACCAGCTGAGCTCTATCGACAAGGCCTTTATTTTTTATTATCTCGAAAATTTTTCCGGAAAAGAAATTGCTGAGCAGATGGGAATCTCTGAAGGAAATGTGCGGGTAAAGATGAACCGTGCTAAAAACAAACTTAAAGATATTTTAAACTCTAATAAATCACAATAG
- a CDS encoding DUF6261 family protein, with product MKIALTKLSTKDLATLAQRIISNAQSGKYPVISNHPLVSAIQTSYAAYDEVYTKQIYSGKGTDVATADYERDVAYKNLKAFLNGYRKLPTAVNQQLAEDLYQVFKQFGLDLDRLSYSSQTAQMKKLIEELERPENKQKVTALSLDAAFNEMKTKHDAFELIFADQAEANADLRQMSSASAIRKVLEKNLKSYFNLLTGMKEVSGWELFYSDVNELVKAAKNSSSGKDKENDQPKNE from the coding sequence ATGAAAATTGCTCTTACTAAATTGAGTACCAAAGATCTGGCTACTCTTGCCCAACGAATTATTTCGAATGCCCAATCGGGAAAATACCCTGTTATTTCCAACCATCCTCTTGTATCAGCGATACAGACTTCTTATGCAGCGTACGATGAGGTGTATACCAAGCAGATCTACAGCGGAAAAGGAACAGATGTTGCTACCGCCGATTATGAACGCGACGTTGCTTACAAAAACCTCAAAGCATTTCTGAACGGTTACCGCAAGCTTCCCACGGCAGTCAACCAACAGCTGGCCGAAGATCTGTACCAGGTATTCAAGCAGTTCGGACTGGATCTGGACCGGCTGAGTTATTCATCCCAGACCGCCCAGATGAAAAAGCTGATTGAGGAACTGGAACGTCCCGAAAACAAACAGAAAGTCACCGCACTTTCCCTGGATGCAGCATTTAACGAGATGAAAACCAAGCATGACGCTTTTGAACTGATCTTCGCCGATCAGGCGGAAGCGAATGCAGACCTCCGGCAGATGTCCAGCGCATCGGCCATCCGGAAGGTTCTTGAGAAAAACCTTAAATCGTATTTCAATTTGCTCACGGGCATGAAGGAAGTATCGGGATGGGAGCTTTTCTACAGCGATGTGAATGAACTGGTAAAAGCGGCCAAAAATTCTTCATCCGGAAAAGACAAAGAAAACGATCAGCCTAAAAACGAATAA
- a CDS encoding helix-turn-helix domain-containing protein produces the protein MEFNETIKGFYKRVGLQCIKTPGVGHFNVFSRENCSLITPYSRRDYYKISLIIGKGKLHYADKWIYVDRPAILFSNPLIPYSWEAEDNNQKGYFCLFTDHFVHDGNRLGNLQDSSLFKIGGTPVFFINEEQQKTVADIFIKMMTEIQSDYLHKYDMLRAYLHLLIHEAMKIHPAENFESYQNASQRIASLFMELLERQFPIDSPERFLKLKSPVDYAESLSIHVNSLNRSVKEITGKTTSQQIAARIIQEANALLKHTDWNIAEIAYGLGFEEPSYFTNYFKRQTGISPNAVRTAVV, from the coding sequence ATGGAATTTAACGAAACAATAAAAGGTTTTTACAAACGTGTAGGACTGCAATGTATTAAAACACCGGGAGTAGGTCATTTCAATGTATTTTCACGCGAGAATTGTTCTTTAATAACACCTTATAGCAGAAGAGATTATTATAAAATTTCATTGATCATAGGGAAGGGTAAATTGCATTACGCCGATAAATGGATTTACGTAGATCGCCCTGCTATATTATTTTCAAATCCTTTAATTCCTTATTCCTGGGAAGCAGAAGATAATAACCAGAAAGGATATTTCTGTCTTTTTACCGATCATTTTGTGCATGACGGGAACCGTTTGGGAAATCTTCAGGATTCCAGCCTTTTTAAAATCGGTGGAACTCCGGTTTTCTTTATTAATGAGGAACAACAGAAAACTGTTGCGGACATCTTTATAAAGATGATGACCGAAATTCAGTCGGATTATCTGCATAAATATGATATGCTTAGGGCTTATTTGCATCTGCTGATCCATGAAGCCATGAAAATACATCCCGCGGAAAATTTCGAATCTTACCAGAATGCTTCACAGAGAATAGCTTCTTTGTTCATGGAATTACTAGAAAGACAGTTTCCTATTGACAGCCCGGAAAGGTTTTTAAAGTTAAAAAGTCCTGTTGATTATGCCGAAAGCCTTTCTATTCATGTTAATTCTTTAAACCGGTCTGTAAAGGAGATCACCGGAAAAACCACCAGTCAGCAGATTGCAGCAAGGATTATTCAGGAAGCCAATGCATTGCTGAAACATACAGATTGGAACATTGCCGAAATAGCCTATGGTTTGGGATTTGAAGAACCTTCTTATTTTACCAATTATTTTAAAAGGCAGACCGGAATATCACCCAATGCAGTAAGAACTGCTGTTGTTTGA
- a CDS encoding alpha/beta fold hydrolase produces MPFITKQDDQNVQLYYEDLGSGQPIILIHGWPLSGKSWEMQIPVLLNLGYRVISYDRKGFGKSSPSLDGYDYDGLAKDLHEIITQLELKNVILFGFSMGGGEVVRYLTNYGTENIDKVALISSIIPLVKKKDDNPDGVPQEKLDEIMNALKTDRITFLESFHKDFYNVGLLSKTVSQKQLEYDWAIASFANPIATIKCAESWANTDFRPELKNVTVKTLIVHGDSDNIVPIDTAGKQAAQGIINNDFMIIEGAPHGLNVTHAEELNGIISRFLTSQ; encoded by the coding sequence ATGCCTTTTATTACAAAACAGGACGATCAAAACGTCCAGCTTTATTATGAAGATTTAGGATCAGGACAGCCTATTATTTTGATTCACGGATGGCCGCTGAGCGGAAAATCATGGGAAATGCAGATTCCTGTTCTTCTCAATCTAGGATACCGCGTTATTTCTTATGATAGAAAAGGTTTTGGGAAATCATCCCCAAGCCTTGATGGCTATGATTACGACGGATTGGCAAAAGATCTTCATGAAATTATCACACAGCTCGAACTTAAAAATGTGATCCTTTTCGGATTCTCAATGGGTGGCGGCGAAGTAGTGCGTTACCTTACGAATTACGGAACCGAAAACATCGATAAAGTAGCATTAATTTCATCCATCATCCCGCTGGTAAAAAAGAAAGATGATAATCCGGATGGTGTGCCGCAGGAAAAGCTGGATGAGATTATGAATGCTTTAAAAACAGATCGCATTACGTTCCTGGAATCATTCCACAAAGATTTTTACAATGTCGGACTGCTCTCAAAAACAGTCAGCCAAAAACAGCTAGAGTATGATTGGGCCATTGCTTCATTCGCCAATCCTATCGCGACGATCAAATGTGCAGAAAGCTGGGCCAATACGGATTTCCGTCCCGAACTTAAAAATGTAACGGTAAAAACACTCATCGTACATGGAGATTCAGACAATATCGTTCCTATTGACACTGCAGGAAAACAGGCTGCTCAGGGAATTATCAACAACGATTTCATGATCATAGAAGGAGCGCCGCATGGTCTTAATGTAACCCACGCAGAAGAACTGAACGGTATTATCAGCAGATTCCTTACGTCACAATAA
- a CDS encoding YdcF family protein, which produces MRLRTGVQLFKAGRVKQILVSGGLGKEGFYEGDKMKEFLKTHDVPDSVIIVDNLGNNTRASVDNTLTLTKRMSFDSLIVVSQYFHVSRTKKLFRDRGFKNVSSASPDYFEWRDIYAIIREFPAYYTQ; this is translated from the coding sequence ATGCGACTGAGAACCGGAGTGCAATTATTTAAAGCAGGACGTGTAAAACAAATTCTGGTAAGTGGCGGACTGGGAAAAGAAGGCTTTTATGAAGGAGATAAAATGAAAGAGTTTCTGAAAACCCATGATGTTCCCGATTCCGTAATTATCGTCGATAATCTCGGAAATAATACCAGAGCCAGTGTGGATAATACTTTAACCCTAACAAAGCGGATGTCTTTCGATAGCCTTATTGTTGTTTCCCAGTACTTTCATGTTTCCAGAACGAAAAAACTGTTCAGGGATCGGGGCTTTAAAAATGTAAGCAGTGCAAGTCCGGATTATTTCGAATGGCGGGATATATATGCCATAATAAGAGAATTTCCGGCTTATTATACACAATAA
- a CDS encoding DUF4041 domain-containing protein, whose product MGFFDFLKKKELNEIQELKSDLDACNQSRTQKEKDLEKYSPIIDLEKEKKSIISEIAQEQTKLIKLNQQYIDAITVYKKLKNDISIFENNLELSEFGIYEPIYDFEKSDDYRIEQNKIIELQKAMIKDGTAAICRTNWTVDGSLSKGKASTNRFIKLILRAFNGEADSLIAKVKWNNVNQIKERLNKSFETLNKLGESQTVEITQKYFKLKMQELILEYEYREKKQQEKEELRALQEELREEEKAKKEFEKAQREAEKEEAYYLKVLEKVKKDFADKNGNPEELQNKISELEKELEEAQLKKERALSMAQQTKRGHVYVISNIGSFGENVFKIGMTRRLEPMDRIKELGDASVPFRFDVHALIYSDEARTLEYELHKAFSEKALNLFNFRKEFFNVTLEEIERKIKELGFYAEFTSEPEAMEYKETLAIKNKENIEVVERETLESEFPQSLI is encoded by the coding sequence ATGGGATTTTTTGACTTTTTAAAAAAGAAAGAATTAAATGAAATACAAGAATTAAAATCTGATTTGGATGCTTGTAATCAATCTAGAACTCAAAAAGAAAAAGATCTGGAAAAGTATTCTCCAATAATAGATCTGGAAAAAGAAAAAAAATCCATCATATCAGAAATCGCACAGGAACAGACTAAACTTATAAAATTAAATCAACAATATATAGATGCAATTACGGTCTACAAAAAACTGAAAAATGATATTTCAATATTTGAAAATAATTTAGAACTATCTGAATTCGGTATTTATGAGCCTATATATGATTTTGAAAAATCAGATGATTACAGGATCGAACAGAATAAAATTATTGAGCTCCAAAAAGCAATGATCAAAGACGGAACAGCCGCAATATGTAGAACAAACTGGACAGTTGACGGAAGTCTTTCGAAAGGAAAAGCATCAACAAATAGATTCATTAAGCTGATCTTACGAGCTTTTAACGGTGAGGCGGATTCTCTTATTGCAAAAGTAAAATGGAATAATGTAAATCAGATCAAAGAGAGGTTGAATAAATCTTTTGAAACTTTAAATAAACTTGGTGAAAGCCAGACAGTAGAAATTACTCAAAAGTATTTTAAACTCAAAATGCAAGAGCTTATTCTTGAATATGAGTACAGAGAAAAAAAGCAGCAGGAAAAAGAAGAACTCAGAGCTTTGCAAGAAGAATTGCGAGAGGAAGAAAAAGCCAAAAAGGAATTTGAAAAAGCTCAAAGAGAAGCTGAGAAAGAAGAGGCCTATTATCTGAAAGTCCTTGAAAAGGTGAAGAAAGATTTTGCTGACAAAAACGGTAATCCGGAAGAATTACAAAATAAAATATCGGAATTAGAAAAAGAATTGGAGGAAGCTCAACTCAAGAAAGAAAGAGCTTTATCAATGGCTCAACAAACGAAAAGAGGCCACGTTTATGTCATTTCAAATATTGGTTCGTTCGGAGAAAATGTGTTTAAAATTGGAATGACCCGAAGGTTAGAGCCTATGGATAGAATTAAGGAATTAGGAGATGCCTCAGTTCCATTCAGGTTTGATGTCCATGCATTAATTTATAGTGATGAAGCAAGAACTTTAGAATATGAGTTGCATAAAGCATTTTCAGAAAAAGCCTTAAACTTGTTTAATTTCAGAAAAGAATTTTTCAATGTAACTCTTGAAGAAATTGAGAGGAAAATAAAAGAGCTTGGTTTCTATGCCGAGTTTACTTCCGAGCCTGAAGCAATGGAATATAAAGAAACGTTAGCCATAAAGAATAAGGAAAATATTGAAGTTGTTGAAAGAGAAACACTGGAATCCGAATTTCCTCAATCCCTCATATAA
- a CDS encoding S41 family peptidase, which produces MQKNYFILLFLLLITACGSVRKHNELQKISIPPEKLKQDVDFAYSKIKEMHPQLFLYISQQEFDHKFDSVKKTINSPLTPLQFYFKLQPVISDIREGHLSLRIPSKRISKKEIRDLENKKGMFSRFDYYIQGNRLFIIRNKDSIENIKPGTEILAIDHTPVSYYIDRYRRLISTDGFNTTFKPYFLKDLFFNYYVAEKGFQNKALIETVYNGKKKNYQLTRESKTESDLKKEKENKKRTDEKKINDYVAFNDSYNRNFRFLGKDSTIAYIQVKSFSGVYSGKFYKNAFENIKNAQSKYLIIDIRNNYGGSLEEIHKLYSYLSPEPYILIKPSEVNSATTPLKTNYFRKSNALQYTFKTLAYPAFFFAQTFSTYKKDGKFYYKIKADKLSKPDKNVFTGKVFVLINGASFSASSILTSKLKNDKRAVLVGEETGGANDGTVAGFYSYQTLPNSKIDLPIGLVFVQPDITPTHTKKGVVPNVPVRETMDDIINKRDPQLNWILKEIEKEKTIK; this is translated from the coding sequence GTGCAGAAAAATTATTTCATCCTGTTATTTCTTCTGTTGATTACAGCCTGCGGATCTGTCCGGAAACACAACGAACTGCAGAAAATATCTATTCCGCCTGAAAAGCTGAAACAGGATGTGGATTTTGCTTACTCCAAGATCAAAGAAATGCACCCCCAGCTTTTCTTGTATATTTCACAGCAGGAATTTGATCATAAATTTGACAGTGTAAAAAAGACCATTAATTCACCACTTACACCGCTTCAGTTTTATTTTAAGCTGCAGCCGGTAATTTCAGATATCCGTGAAGGTCATCTTTCGCTGAGAATTCCGTCCAAAAGGATCAGTAAAAAAGAAATCAGAGACCTGGAAAATAAAAAAGGAATGTTCAGCCGCTTTGATTATTACATTCAGGGGAACCGTCTTTTTATTATCCGAAATAAAGATTCTATTGAAAATATCAAACCCGGAACAGAAATCCTGGCCATTGATCATACACCTGTCTCTTATTATATCGACAGATACAGAAGGCTCATCAGCACCGACGGATTTAACACTACCTTTAAGCCGTATTTTCTGAAAGACCTCTTTTTCAATTATTACGTGGCAGAAAAAGGCTTCCAAAATAAAGCCCTTATTGAAACGGTTTATAATGGCAAGAAAAAAAACTATCAGCTGACACGAGAATCAAAAACCGAGAGTGATTTAAAAAAAGAAAAAGAAAACAAAAAAAGAACGGATGAGAAAAAAATCAATGATTACGTTGCTTTTAATGATTCTTACAACAGAAATTTTAGGTTTCTTGGTAAAGACAGTACCATTGCTTACATTCAGGTGAAGAGTTTTTCGGGAGTATATTCAGGAAAGTTTTATAAAAATGCTTTTGAAAACATAAAGAATGCACAATCAAAATATCTTATCATTGATATAAGAAACAATTACGGAGGTTCGCTGGAAGAAATTCACAAGTTGTATTCCTATCTTTCTCCCGAACCGTATATTTTGATCAAACCTTCCGAGGTAAACTCTGCAACAACACCATTAAAAACCAATTATTTCAGAAAAAGCAATGCTTTGCAATACACTTTCAAAACTCTCGCTTACCCTGCTTTTTTCTTTGCACAGACTTTCAGCACTTACAAAAAGGACGGGAAATTTTACTATAAAATAAAAGCTGACAAACTCTCAAAACCCGATAAAAATGTTTTTACCGGAAAAGTTTTCGTGTTGATTAACGGAGCCAGTTTTTCAGCATCATCCATTCTTACTTCTAAACTTAAAAATGATAAAAGAGCTGTTCTCGTCGGCGAAGAAACCGGCGGTGCCAATGACGGAACAGTAGCCGGATTTTATTCATACCAGACTCTGCCCAATTCAAAGATAGATCTGCCGATCGGGCTTGTTTTTGTACAACCTGATATTACCCCTACGCATACAAAAAAAGGCGTTGTTCCCAACGTTCCCGTTCGGGAAACAATGGACGATATCATTAATAAAAGAGATCCTCAGCTCAACTGGATTCTTAAAGAAATTGAAAAAGAAAAAACGATAAAATAA
- a CDS encoding surface-adhesin E family protein codes for MKDYYKKEYSEYISTWLKVVHPDKFVRTKKGTVKKNGTISMQKWKFNCSEKIMALVSYAEYLDGNLIKSGEGLENNTDVVPESIGESLLNYLCSKF; via the coding sequence GTGAAAGATTATTATAAAAAAGAATATTCTGAATATATCTCCACTTGGTTGAAAGTAGTACACCCTGACAAATTTGTAAGAACAAAAAAAGGTACAGTTAAAAAAAATGGAACTATTTCTATGCAAAAATGGAAATTCAACTGTTCAGAAAAAATTATGGCTTTAGTAAGCTATGCTGAATACTTAGATGGAAATTTGATAAAATCTGGTGAAGGACTTGAAAACAATACAGATGTTGTCCCCGAATCTATTGGAGAAAGTCTATTAAACTATCTATGTTCAAAATTTTGA
- a CDS encoding TM2 domain-containing protein: MNKHYLMSQMKSTGTAYLCWFFLGCHYAYLGKWGLQILYWITFGGLGIWALIYYFKTVLKSTKFDF, encoded by the coding sequence ATGAATAAACACTACTTAATGTCTCAAATGAAATCTACTGGAACAGCGTATCTATGCTGGTTTTTTCTGGGATGTCATTACGCTTATCTTGGAAAATGGGGATTACAGATTCTTTATTGGATTACTTTTGGCGGGTTAGGTATTTGGGCTCTTATCTATTATTTTAAAACAGTTCTGAAATCGACAAAATTTGACTTTTAA
- a CDS encoding GNAT family N-acetyltransferase: MENIKFEISPYEDELQILIDGKKSGYMSIEVDGRLLIVYYTKLNENHEGKGYAKMLLDELVRYAEEKDLLIDPECDFVRQQFENHPSRYKNIWHT, translated from the coding sequence ATGGAAAATATAAAATTTGAAATATCTCCCTATGAGGATGAGTTGCAGATACTGATAGACGGTAAAAAATCCGGCTATATGTCTATCGAGGTTGATGGCAGACTGTTAATTGTATATTACACCAAACTTAACGAAAACCATGAAGGAAAGGGATATGCTAAAATGCTACTGGATGAACTCGTACGCTATGCAGAAGAAAAAGATCTCCTGATAGATCCTGAATGCGATTTTGTACGGCAGCAGTTTGAAAATCATCCTTCACGCTATAAAAATATCTGGCACACCTAA